TCACTCTCGCTAAGATTATAAGACTACGACTATGGCTTTTAAGAAGATCACAGAGCAACCATCACTCTATAACGACTTAGAGAAGAAGAGCGTTTCGGAGCTGCTCTTCGACATCAACAGCGAGGACCAAAAGGTGGCCCTTGCCGTTCGCGAAACCATCCCCCAAATCGAGAAGCTCGTGGAGGGCATCGTTGAGCGCATGAAAAAGGGAGGACGCATCTTCTACCTCGGCGCCGGAACCAGCGGCCGCCTAGGCGTACTCGACGCTTCGGAGATTCCGCCAACCTACGGCATGCCCCAGGGCAAGGTTATCGGCCTGATTGCCGGAGGCGATAAGGCGCTCCGCAACCCCATCGAGGCCGCCGAGGACAACCCCGAGCGGTCGTGGGAGGAGCTTACCGCCCACAACATCGGCGAGCTCGACGTGGTGATCGGCATCGCCGCTTCGGGAACCACCCCCTACGTGATTGGAGCCTTGGAGAAGGCGCGCGCCTTGGGCATTCTTACCGCAGCCATATCGTGCAACCCCGATGCACCCGTATGCAAGGCGGCAGAGATTGCCATCGAGCCCATCGTAGGCCCCGAGTTCGTAACCGGATCGACCCGCATGAAGTCGGGAACCGCCCAGAAGCTGGTGCTGAACATGATTACCACCACTACCATGATT
This window of the uncultured Acetobacteroides sp. genome carries:
- the murQ gene encoding N-acetylmuramic acid 6-phosphate etherase; the protein is MAFKKITEQPSLYNDLEKKSVSELLFDINSEDQKVALAVRETIPQIEKLVEGIVERMKKGGRIFYLGAGTSGRLGVLDASEIPPTYGMPQGKVIGLIAGGDKALRNPIEAAEDNPERSWEELTAHNIGELDVVIGIAASGTTPYVIGALEKARALGILTAAISCNPDAPVCKAAEIAIEPIVGPEFVTGSTRMKSGTAQKLVLNMITTTTMIKLGRVKGNKMVNMQLTNKKLVDRGTRMIVEETGLDYETAKALLLEHGSVKKAVDAFRGKE